The Sulfurospirillum tamanense DNA segment GCGAATTCGAGAAGAAAAAGGGATGAGCCAACTGGAAGTTGCGCTTATGATAGGTCAAAAATCATCAGGATTTTATGCAAACACTGAAAATTACAAACACGGAAAGCACTTTAATCTTCTACATCTATTAAAACTCTCTAAATTGTTTAATGTTTCAGTTGAAGAATTTTTAATAAAAAGAAGTTAAAGCATATTTAATTTTTCCTTTTTATTATGCTGCTTTTTTACATGTAACACACCTTAAATCCTTAAACAATAGCCTTCCTCTCTCCTGCGCAATGCCATTATTTGTACTTTTTATAAACTTGTGTGTGTTTTCCAAGCATGATGAGGGTTAAAAAATTCTCATCAACAGA contains these protein-coding regions:
- a CDS encoding helix-turn-helix domain-containing protein, translating into MLNIPEIVSQEEIDDFFTTISSNVKRIREEKGMSQLEVALMIGQKSSGFYANTENYKHGKHFNLLHLLKLSKLFNVSVEEFLIKRS